From the Lathyrus oleraceus cultivar Zhongwan6 chromosome 3, CAAS_Psat_ZW6_1.0, whole genome shotgun sequence genome, the window atttactCCTTGTTATTGCTTAATAAGTATGGAGAAGAATTCCTTGTTATTGCTTTTTTTATTGATACAATTTAGGAACTGCATTTCTTACGTTCATtcttattgtattttttttattgaaTTCCTATATTTGCTAAAGTTTTGGAACTTAACTTGTTACGTGCAGGAACATTATTTTTTTATGGCTAAAGTTTaggaatttaaaaaaaaaaaactctaTTTGAAATTTTCAAATGTGACTACATCCCAATTACAATAAGTATTACTCCATGTTTAAGTAATTTTTGACTTCTTGTACTAATATTGGATCACACTTAATTTGAATTGGTAGTTGTCCTACTCTTTCAAGCCTTTCCTTATTTACATGAGGAATTTTATATTTATTGGAACCTTTCTCTTTCATGATCTCTATCATGCATAGTTGCAATGATACAAATATACGATTGGACTTAATTGAAGGAAAATTTTCAAATGACTTCACCACTGCACTGATAAGTTCATCAATAGTTTTCGGTGCTTCCTTGTATTGCAATGATTGTATAGCCGAGAAAAAACCAAGGTCTAAGATATTCAAATCTGGAGAGTTTGCAGGCTGACACATTAAACGAATATCAAACCCATCCTTGGTGGCAGCTTCACGGAATAAAGGATCATCATGGTTTATATGCGTCCTTGCGTTATCCTGCTGGATAAATATTGTTGACTCAAATTCATCTCATGGCCATTTTTCTCTTATAGCGGGTAGAACTTTGTCAATAAGGAATGATCTTACCACATCTCTATTTACCGTAGTTATTGCTTTTGTTACCATTGTTCCCGCAACTCTGTTAATACTTGACCTTATAGCCGGTTCATGGGTAACAAACGGAAAAACACCAATTTTACCCGAAAAAGTTTCATTTTCTTCTGAGTCAAATCGTGGTCGAGTTTGAGCAACTAAGAACATAACTTTGGCAATGAAATTTTTGCTCTTACATGTCCGATATGGCTCATCTTCATCTGGGAGCAAATAATACTTCTCGGATTTTTTAGTCATATAAAACCATTTTTCATCAATATGAATAATATTGTGCATGCTCTTAAACATTGGATCATGTGGTGTACCTTCAAGCATTGATAAACAAAATTCCAACCTAGatattttgtttttttctttcaACAGTGGTTTTATGGCATTTGAATTACGCCGTATAGCCCCTGATTTTATAAGCCTGAACACCGATGTTGGATTGGTTTTCAACGCAAAAGCTAAAGATCGAATGTTTGTTCTTTGACTGAAAGGAAGTTCACGAATTTGATTCTCATCAATTGAAATTCTCTTACGTCCACAATTTTTTGTCTTCCTATGAGAGACATCACGTGTTTCACTTTCTTTTGCTCTTTTCCAAATACGTTGAACAGTTCTTAGAGGAACCGAATTTGATGAAGCCACCTCATTTGTAGCTCCTTTACGTAATTTTCCATCAACGCTTTTTTGTAGTAGCTCATGATAAATATACATGCGTTCTTCATTGCTTAAGATTCTTAATCTCTTTTTTTCTCTAGGTTCTGCTTCAACATTTTCTGCAATATACACTGtaaatttttaaaaaaacaaaacGATTACTAGAAACAAGCAAAACTTAGATTTGAATTACGCCACAATATGATTCCACCATTATTTTACATAAAAACATGAGATAAAAACATGAGATAAATTATAGGAATTAAAAGTAACCAAACACACATGAAATTAAAAAATATACCTGTGTCATTGTTTGTTTCAACCTCCTCTTGTAAGTTATCTTCACAGGACTCATCAATATTATTGGTTGCTTCAAACTCCTCTTCTAAGTTATCTTCATCAAACTCATATAACTCAAATATATGTTGGTTTGTTAATGATGTTTCTGTATCACTATCTAAATCCATATTTTATGAGTTGTAAATATTTTGAACTTATAATATGAAACCATACTATATGTACTACTGGTTTTAATTTTTCGGTGGGAAACTTAagtttttattaaaataattgGAGGGAATATTTTTTCCTTTAGCCATTCATTGAAACAATAAGCAATAAGTTTTCCTTTAGCCATTAATGAAAATGCAAGCAGTACGTATTCCTATAGCAAGCAATATTAATTCCAAAAATTTAGGAGTAGTTGAAAAATGCAACGGAAGAGAGAGAGAGTTATGTGGAGAAAATTATGGAATTAGTTATTTGAAGTAAATAATTTAATGAGTACTTATATTAATGAATTTTATTTAGAAAGAGAAAGTATATGGTGGATTAAAATGAGGGTACAATGGGAAAAAAATTATAACAATTCATTTATCTTGGTTGGAGAGCTTTATGCTAAAAcgacacttaaaaagaaacggagggagtagttgattagaagttagtattgtttttgcttttgttttgtttaagtcgttctttggagaacactcaacccactattcacaagcatggatccttgaaccaagacatcttccaaagaaaggaaaaaaggccaagtttccacacaataccatgaaagaggggagacttacaatctcacttactagaatgctatgccttctggtcaaaatttagcgctatgttaagtaattgtaattggacttatgtagaagtcacaactatttgaggctgggcaatagaaaatttagtgttaatgcatgttagagatatgttattatgaatcatactcctaaaacataccacacttaaaagaatatacaaaaggggtggacctaatctcatccacacttatgtcgattttgcaatcaactagccttatgatatagagatatcataggtccatgaaatgaatgagaagagaatgagattgagatgaagagggaggagaaatggaatcaacacaaataggtcaaaggaggacttttatcaaattaaaaccattaattcattttgggagatgaaatgtacatttcattaatcccctaaatccaatgattttaactcaacaaagtcaaatcaaccttgaccaagggccaacaacacaagtcaaactcaacaagtcaatatcaaaatctcaacacaatttattttgcaattaaacaattaaaatcaattaaaaaatgcattaaattaaattatggttggtcaaaatcctaaaacctcatcaaaacaccaaataaatagccatgagatttatcataggtcaaataaggtcaaaggaccttggagaaaaaatttcattaattttggaaacttaaaactatttttaaacaattaaaaacattcacaaaaacaattaaatcatgaaaaatattaataatgatccaaaaaataattttaattcagaaaatgaaagagaaatttattttaatttttttggtgaaactctcatattttttggaccaatattaaaattaatatgaatgaatgaaaataaaccaaataaaatgaaaatcagaaaatagcaaaaaaacgttgaccacttgatctccctcattaattgaggtggcagatcaagtgactcctagcgcgcgttccacaatAGACTTTAGTCAATGCGCAGTAGGAAaggtaatcaaaaccaacgcgcGAGATTAGAACATTTAAAAAGGATTCTATGGCTCAGATGAacgccaacacaccaccggagccaaagcttcggcctccttctccggtgagcctcaccGGACTTGTTCACtctcaaccatcaccaaaataaaaaagaaggacatgaatttaaagtaaaaatgctcaggagctcgaatctggcctcaactttatctaactccaagtatattaaaagatacagggagttgaaatttgaggatcatgacctgagttgcttcgatttgacctcaaagcaattcaatcttgttgcctacattggtaggacttcagacaaccatagatcaagaagaattatgaagaattaagtgagaatcgaagagataaaaaattctgaaaattaccttcaatgcaggtctgtatAAACACGATATTGCTTCCAattgctcttgatcttgctctGAACACTTAATGGAATGGAATTGAATCAACAAAAGGCATAGAACTCTTGGATATTTGAATCTTAAAACAGTGGAGATTCgaactcaatttccaaaggaaattctcaaggttatcctttgaattAGAGGGTTTGGAGCTAGGGATTCAAAGATGGCGCGCAtggtcctcaattctgagcatgaagggctctatttataggccaaatgattgttatttgcacacttgaaattaagttccaaaaatagcaatgtacattgcatggatgtatgggcgtgtgataggcccatgtaataatctcttcaggtccaaaaatgagtacaaacattgctgaagtcacattggtaagccatgcaattgtgtataGAAAATTCAAGTTCACttatgccaaatggtgatccaagttcaagccatgcgcaagtcactcatactttgtccaaatgggatgaaattggacttttttggaaaggttagatcaagaggaacaactttcatattgaacacttttttcatttgaagcttggatcatgatgaattttgaggtggaatttgggaaaatcaaacatgtcaaaaaaatttctaagtgtcaagccatatgttcacttattccaccttggctaactttttatgtgagcttcaaatgagaaacattccttcatcaaagttatagctctctcaaagtccttcaaaatggtcacaaatttgaccttatttaGATTTAGCATggaggagttatgcatttttgaagttgaggaaaatcacttgtttaatggcattggtccaaaatgacctataatgtctcctcatatcacatgcatataaaagttgaatttgctattcctccaaacataaaatttgaagtagacatcttgaatttgtTTGTGCAACTTTAATagatttcatctcataaaactTGATCAAGTTTATGGCCTTTGTAAGTTGACCTCccaattagggtttagacaaaatgacctataatatttcaccataaaaaatgactttacaagaaaaactagctcttgacctcaacatgaaatatGTCTTGAATAttatttagagtaactttgctcttggaatcattttcatatgacaaaaattgtaggagatagggtctaaggaaccccagttttgatcagatggattcctttggtcaaccaccatggaccaacttgctagcttgatattctattgacttttgggactcatggaggatcatatatgcataagatgatgaaatttgaattatcccttgaaatatttgatcaattggtgaagaagcttgttgaagaagttacacaagatacctagatgaattagggtttccaaggcaaaacaactccaaactcttgataaATTCTAGATCAAATAACATGTAAAGAccatggggactcatatatgatgcttatagcCATAGTAAATCAATTCTTGATTGAAttccttgcactgagggtcttaaaccctagatatgagcttgatagatcaaaggtgagcatgtcccctacctacaaaagagttagattatATGATGAtatgtcatgagggatcttagggtcaaaattagggtcttacaactgcccctatttaaggacgttctaactgaggagatgaaggttaaaatcttcgcatcgattcagtagaatgggcttaaataacaatatatagaaacaaattttggtccctaagagacctcatgatgcatatgatatgaaatgttgaaataatctttgtggggaaatgttgccacaaaggaaaagaatttaGAGAGATTTAAAGTCCACAGGAGTGtaat encodes:
- the LOC127129651 gene encoding uncharacterized protein LOC127129651, whose product is MDLDSDTETSLTNQHIFELYEFDEDNLEEEFEATNNIDESCEDNLQEEVETNNDTVYIAENVEAEPREKKRLRILSNEERMYIYHELLQKSVDGKLRKGATNEVASSNSVPLRTVQRIWKRAKESETRDVSHRKTKNCGRKRISIDENQIRELPFSQRTNIRSLAFALKTNPTSVFRLIKSGAIRRNSNAIKPLLKEKNKISRLEFCLSMLEGTPHDPMFKSMHNIIHIDEKWFYMTKKSEKYYLLPDEDEPYRTCKSKNFIAKVMFLVAQTRPRFDSEENETFSGKIGVFPFVTHEPAIRSSINRVAGTMVTKAITTVNRDVDNARTHINHDDPLFREAATKDGFDIRLMCQPANSPDLNILDLGFFSAIQSLQYKEAPKTIDELISAVVKSFENFPSIKSNRIFVSLQLCMIEIMKEKGSNKYKIPHVNKERLERVGQLPIQIKCDPILVQEVKNYLNME